The Nocardioides sp. cx-173 genome segment CGGGTTGAGGATGATGATCGCCTTGCCGTGGGCGGCGCCGCCGATCGTCTCGACGCCGGCGGCGGTGGTGCGGGTGAACTCGTCGATGTTGGCGCGGGTGCCGGGCCCCGCCGACCTGCTCGAGACCGAGGCGACGATCTCGGCGTAGGACACCGCGGCCGCGCGGGAGACGGCCGCGACCATCGGGATGGTGGCCTGGCCGCCGCAGGTGATCATGTTGACGTTCATCGCTCCCAGGTGCTCCTCACCGTTGACCGGCGGGATGACCGCGGGGCCCACGGCGGCCGGGGTGAGGTCCACCGCGCGGATGCCGGCCTCCTCGTAGCGCGGGGCGTACTCGCGGTGCACGTAGGCGGAGGTCGCCTCGAAGATCAGGTCCGGCAGCTCGTCCTGCTTGAGCAGCCAGTCGACGCCCTCGTGGCTGGCCTCCAGCCCGTGCTCGGCGGCCAGGCGCAGGCCCTCGGAGACCGGGTCGACGCCGATCATCCAGCGCGGCTCGA includes the following:
- a CDS encoding acetaldehyde dehydrogenase (acetylating), which produces MTKRTAAIVGPGNIGTDLMYKLLRSARDGGSVEPRWMIGVDPVSEGLRLAAEHGLEASHEGVDWLLKQDELPDLIFEATSAYVHREYAPRYEEAGIRAVDLTPAAVGPAVIPPVNGEEHLGAMNVNMITCGGQATIPMVAAVSRAAAVSYAEIVASVSSRSAGPGTRANIDEFTRTTAAGVETIGGAAHGKAIIILNPAEPPMIMRDTIYCAVAPDADRDAIVASVFAMENAVQEYVPGYRLLQEPQIDDPSPATRGQTKVSVFVEVEGAGDYLPPYAGNLDIMTAAAARVGESIARSLGG